Proteins found in one Arthrobacter sp. U41 genomic segment:
- a CDS encoding DEAD/DEAH box helicase encodes MTTTFDELLGTYRDLSDSERMKGSYLEQLVEQYLENDGVHAPQYTDVWLWRDWPNRPENFTNKDNGIDLVAARTDGGLTAIQVKFYAPGYRIQKHDIDSFLSASSKKPFTNAVVVDTTEGDWSNNALEMLDDRHVPVQRIGLSDLRHSNIDWSTYDLTAPTTPKLFDKKVLRPHQHKAVQAALKGFEDSDRGKLIMACGTGKTFMSLKLAERFAEDLGHARILFMVPSLALMSQSLKEWSDETEQPMHAYAVCSDNKVGRVKDTDLTDVALHDLQIPATTDGARLIEAMNTRTLDEGMTVVFSTYQSIDAVRAAQQAGLPDFDLIICDEAHRTTGATLAGDGESHFVKIHDNHWISGNKRVYMTATPRIFNDNTKDAAREKDAVLCSMDDQSIYGPVFYRIGFGEAVEQKLLTDYKVLVLGVDETQVRTTFQDQLADSNSELNIDDIAKLVGVWNGLAKRRAGEFQDGFGQDWQPMRRAVAFNRSIKASQVIESEFQDLTRLHLTDMTNDDPTDDMRVEVKHIDGGFNAVRRGERLDWLKADADVILVDDRTTLRKEDGSWPKKEQPTCRILTNARCLTEGVDVPSLDAVLFMNPRNSMVDVIQAVGRVMRNHVNADTGEVKKFGYIILPIAIPEGMSTSEALKDNQRYKVVWQVLQALRAHDERMDSSINQIELNNKAPESIIVDKIDLAPKKKAPVIDPSPSPDVEPEPGPVGPGTQETLTFPVEEWKDSVYAKIVDKCGNRMYWEDWSKDIASIATKHIDLINDLLEDADPSHRIAFDGFVAGLRENLNPEIDNAQAVEMLAQHLVTKPVFDAMFADSNFTEHNPVSRAMQTILDQLGSNAVFEKESKGLEKFYESVRARVSKIDNAAAKQAIIVELYDNFFRNAFPRVADRLGIVFTPVPVVDYILRSADAALRLEFGKSLSDEGVSILEPFVGTGTFLTRLLQIGLIKPEDLHRKYTQEMFANEIVLLSYYIAAINIETVYSEVAAAAGVEAGYVPFDGIALTDTFQLNEGDGQLQATGIFPENHERVVRQKNQNIRVIVMNPPYSTGQTSANDNNQNQKYPALDASIAGTYAKLSVATNKNGLYDSYVRGIRWASNRIKDNGVIAFVSNGSFIDLPAFDGFRKTLGSEFSRVFVYNLRGNARLSGELRRQEGGNVFTEGVRTPIAIVVLIKNISHQGETDVQYSDIGDYLTSDQKLDVLVSERSLEGTAWSVVSPSGEGDWINHRDEDYGSYQAIGDKATKGKEATSAIFRIFTAGVKTNRDAWCYGFSGKKMAANMRQMIAHYENQIGLQEPDLDPQRISWNRGLLADRLRGRSHAFIESAVRTAIYRPFTRETVYLDPSMNDMVYQVPKLFPSSATPNTYIQITGTGAQKPFAALMGQFVPDLHAMHTGQVFPLYTYEPIPENELAIPAVGEVIVDGYRRRENITDATLDTYRGFYDGVPISKEDVFYYVYGLLHSPTYKETYKADLMKMLPRIPKVKDFWGFSAAGRDLADLHLNYETMAPAELTEVHRTEPPADLEAQYDYYRVQKLSWGARKDRSRIIFNSNVTLEGIPAEVLDYQVNGKSAIEWILDRYQVTTHKDS; translated from the coding sequence GTGACCACTACGTTTGACGAGCTGCTTGGCACCTACCGAGACCTTTCGGATTCCGAACGGATGAAAGGCAGCTACCTCGAACAGCTCGTCGAGCAGTATCTCGAGAACGACGGCGTTCACGCACCTCAGTACACAGACGTGTGGCTGTGGCGGGACTGGCCGAACCGTCCGGAGAACTTCACCAACAAGGACAACGGCATCGACCTGGTCGCGGCCCGTACCGACGGCGGACTGACCGCCATCCAAGTGAAGTTCTACGCGCCCGGCTACAGGATCCAGAAGCACGATATTGACTCGTTCCTGTCGGCGTCTTCGAAGAAGCCCTTCACGAACGCTGTCGTCGTGGACACCACCGAGGGTGACTGGTCGAACAACGCGCTGGAGATGCTCGACGATCGGCACGTGCCAGTACAGCGGATCGGTTTGAGCGACCTTCGGCACTCAAACATTGACTGGTCCACCTACGACCTGACGGCACCCACCACGCCGAAGTTGTTCGACAAGAAAGTACTGCGCCCACACCAGCACAAGGCCGTCCAGGCGGCGTTGAAGGGCTTCGAGGACAGTGATCGCGGCAAGCTGATCATGGCTTGCGGCACTGGCAAGACTTTCATGTCCCTGAAGCTGGCCGAGCGGTTCGCTGAAGACTTGGGCCACGCCCGGATCCTGTTCATGGTGCCGTCCCTGGCACTGATGTCCCAGTCGCTGAAGGAATGGTCGGACGAAACCGAGCAGCCCATGCACGCCTACGCGGTATGTTCGGACAACAAGGTTGGCCGCGTAAAAGACACCGATCTGACCGACGTGGCGCTCCACGATCTGCAGATCCCCGCCACGACAGACGGCGCGCGGCTCATTGAGGCAATGAACACCCGAACGCTGGACGAGGGAATGACGGTCGTGTTCTCCACGTACCAGTCGATCGACGCTGTGCGGGCCGCGCAGCAAGCCGGCCTGCCCGACTTCGATCTGATCATCTGCGATGAAGCACACCGCACCACCGGGGCGACCCTGGCCGGCGACGGCGAATCGCATTTCGTGAAGATCCACGACAACCACTGGATCTCCGGCAACAAGCGCGTTTACATGACGGCCACACCACGGATCTTCAACGACAACACCAAGGACGCCGCCCGCGAGAAGGACGCCGTCCTGTGCTCCATGGACGACCAATCAATCTACGGGCCCGTGTTCTACCGGATCGGATTCGGCGAGGCCGTCGAGCAGAAACTCCTGACCGATTACAAGGTGCTGGTACTGGGAGTCGACGAGACCCAAGTGCGGACGACTTTTCAGGATCAGCTGGCCGACAGCAACAGCGAACTGAACATCGACGATATTGCCAAGCTGGTGGGCGTCTGGAACGGCTTGGCCAAACGGCGGGCAGGAGAGTTTCAGGACGGCTTCGGCCAAGACTGGCAGCCCATGCGCCGTGCAGTGGCGTTCAACCGCTCCATCAAGGCCTCCCAGGTCATCGAATCAGAGTTCCAAGACCTCACCCGCCTGCACCTCACGGACATGACCAACGACGATCCGACCGATGACATGCGGGTGGAGGTCAAGCACATTGACGGCGGCTTCAATGCGGTCCGCCGTGGGGAGCGGCTCGACTGGCTGAAAGCCGATGCGGACGTCATCCTGGTCGACGACCGGACTACCCTGCGCAAAGAGGACGGGTCGTGGCCGAAGAAGGAACAGCCGACCTGCCGGATTCTGACCAACGCCCGCTGCCTCACTGAGGGCGTGGATGTCCCGTCCCTGGATGCGGTGCTGTTCATGAACCCGCGCAACTCCATGGTCGACGTCATCCAGGCCGTGGGACGGGTCATGCGCAACCACGTGAACGCCGACACCGGCGAGGTAAAGAAGTTCGGTTACATCATCCTGCCGATCGCCATCCCGGAAGGCATGTCGACCTCGGAGGCGCTGAAGGACAACCAACGCTACAAGGTCGTCTGGCAAGTCCTTCAGGCACTGCGTGCCCACGATGAACGGATGGATTCGTCGATAAATCAGATCGAGCTGAACAACAAGGCTCCCGAGTCCATCATCGTGGACAAGATTGACTTGGCGCCAAAGAAGAAGGCGCCGGTTATTGACCCGAGCCCTTCCCCGGACGTGGAACCGGAGCCAGGACCTGTAGGCCCGGGAACGCAGGAAACGCTGACATTTCCGGTAGAGGAATGGAAGGACTCTGTCTACGCGAAGATCGTCGACAAGTGCGGCAACCGCATGTACTGGGAGGACTGGTCCAAGGACATTGCATCCATTGCCACGAAGCACATCGATCTGATCAACGACCTGCTCGAAGACGCCGACCCCAGCCACCGGATAGCCTTCGACGGCTTCGTTGCCGGCCTCCGTGAGAATCTGAATCCTGAGATCGATAACGCCCAGGCCGTCGAGATGCTCGCCCAACACCTGGTAACCAAGCCAGTGTTTGATGCCATGTTTGCCGACTCCAACTTCACCGAGCACAACCCTGTATCCCGAGCGATGCAGACTATCCTGGACCAGCTTGGCTCCAATGCCGTGTTTGAGAAGGAAAGCAAAGGCCTGGAGAAGTTTTATGAGTCTGTCCGGGCCCGCGTCTCCAAGATCGACAACGCCGCAGCCAAGCAGGCCATCATCGTAGAGCTTTACGACAACTTCTTCCGCAACGCTTTCCCCCGCGTTGCTGACAGGTTGGGCATTGTCTTCACACCAGTTCCCGTGGTCGACTACATCCTGCGTTCGGCCGATGCGGCCCTGCGCCTGGAGTTCGGGAAGTCACTGTCCGATGAGGGCGTCTCCATCTTGGAGCCTTTCGTCGGGACGGGCACATTCCTGACCCGCTTGCTGCAGATAGGGCTCATCAAGCCGGAGGACTTGCACCGCAAGTACACCCAGGAGATGTTCGCCAACGAGATCGTCCTGCTCAGCTACTACATTGCCGCCATTAACATTGAGACGGTCTACTCGGAGGTGGCAGCCGCAGCGGGCGTCGAAGCCGGCTATGTGCCATTCGACGGCATTGCCCTGACTGACACGTTCCAACTTAACGAGGGCGACGGTCAGCTGCAGGCTACGGGCATCTTTCCGGAGAACCATGAACGAGTGGTTCGGCAAAAGAACCAGAACATCCGCGTCATCGTCATGAATCCGCCGTACTCGACAGGCCAGACAAGCGCGAACGACAACAACCAAAATCAGAAATACCCAGCACTGGATGCGTCGATTGCTGGTACCTACGCAAAACTCTCCGTGGCAACGAACAAGAACGGACTCTACGACTCGTACGTCCGCGGAATTCGCTGGGCCTCAAACCGGATCAAAGACAACGGTGTCATAGCCTTCGTCTCGAATGGCTCATTCATTGACCTGCCCGCATTTGATGGATTCCGAAAAACTCTGGGCAGCGAGTTCAGCAGGGTTTTCGTCTACAACTTAAGGGGCAACGCCCGACTTTCAGGGGAACTCCGACGCCAAGAAGGGGGAAACGTGTTTACGGAAGGAGTTCGAACCCCCATAGCTATCGTGGTTCTGATCAAGAACATTAGCCACCAAGGCGAAACCGATGTGCAATACAGCGACATTGGAGACTATCTGACCAGTGATCAAAAGTTGGATGTCTTGGTTAGTGAGCGGTCACTGGAAGGGACAGCATGGAGTGTCGTTTCCCCCAGCGGTGAAGGCGATTGGATTAACCATCGGGACGAAGACTATGGCTCCTACCAGGCTATCGGTGACAAGGCAACCAAGGGCAAAGAAGCTACTAGCGCGATCTTCCGGATTTTCACGGCTGGGGTCAAGACTAATCGTGACGCTTGGTGTTATGGCTTCAGCGGCAAAAAAATGGCAGCAAACATGCGGCAAATGATCGCTCACTACGAGAATCAGATTGGTCTACAAGAACCCGATCTTGACCCTCAGAGGATTAGTTGGAACCGCGGGCTGTTGGCTGACAGGCTGCGGGGCAGGTCACATGCATTCATTGAGTCGGCCGTCCGGACCGCGATTTACCGTCCATTTACTCGTGAGACGGTTTACCTAGACCCATCGATGAATGACATGGTCTATCAGGTGCCGAAACTCTTTCCGTCGTCCGCGACTCCAAACACGTACATTCAGATAACAGGAACCGGCGCGCAAAAGCCCTTCGCAGCTCTGATGGGTCAGTTCGTCCCCGACTTGCATGCGATGCACACTGGACAAGTCTTCCCGCTATACACCTACGAGCCAATCCCAGAAAACGAGCTGGCGATCCCGGCCGTCGGTGAGGTCATTGTCGACGGCTACCGCCGGCGGGAGAACATCACGGACGCAACTCTCGACACCTACCGCGGCTTCTATGACGGCGTGCCCATATCCAAGGAAGACGTCTTCTACTACGTCTACGGTTTGCTGCACTCTCCGACCTACAAGGAAACCTACAAGGCTGACTTGATGAAGATGCTGCCGCGGATCCCGAAGGTCAAGGACTTCTGGGGATTCAGCGCTGCCGGCCGAGACCTCGCAGACCTGCACTTGAACTACGAGACTATGGCACCTGCCGAGCTGACCGAGGTGCATCGGACGGAGCCGCCGGCGGACCTTGAAGCGCAGTACGACTATTACCGCGTGCAGAAGCTTTCCTGGGGTGCCCGCAAAGACCGCTCCCGGATCATTTTCAACTCCAACGTCACACTCGAAGGCATTCCGGCCGAGGTGCTGGACTACCAGGTCAACGGGAAGTCAGCCATCGAGTGGATCCTCGACCGGTACCAGGTGACGACGCACAAGGACTCGTAG
- a CDS encoding type II toxin-antitoxin system Phd/YefM family antitoxin gives MAITTSEARRDLVRLIERVNLDRTEVEITSKRGSAVLMSKDEYDALVETSYLLSSPANAHRLMSALQSVREVETVEHKHLKP, from the coding sequence ATGGCCATAACCACGAGCGAGGCTCGCCGCGACCTTGTCCGTCTCATCGAGCGGGTCAACCTCGACCGCACCGAGGTGGAGATCACGTCGAAGCGTGGATCCGCGGTCTTGATGTCGAAGGATGAGTACGACGCATTGGTGGAAACAAGCTACCTGCTGAGCTCACCGGCGAACGCGCACCGCCTCATGTCGGCTCTGCAATCCGTCCGCGAGGTCGAAACCGTTGAGCACAAGCATCTAAAACCATGA